A section of the Ignavibacteriales bacterium genome encodes:
- a CDS encoding PD40 domain-containing protein, producing the protein MVKRKIYIYLILFTFCLFVPNKATFSQILEPYPELKWYTIETEHFVINFHEGAERTATTIAKIVEEVYGPITSLYDYRPDEKIVMKITDVSDIANGAADYFGNRMFIFASPLDYDLRGTHNWLRNVITHEFTHIIQLQSAMKWSRTIPAVYLQWLNYENERRPDVLYGYPNVLVSYPVAGIGVPAWFAEGVAQYQRQPLEYDFWDSHRDMILRMQALGNEMLSWEEMGQFASVTSLEAESVYNSGYNLVRYIADTYGEDKLKGISSSMGDLTTFSIDKAIEDQTGKDGKEVYNEWKSFLKQDYEKRVSNLRNDKIEGVLIEKEGFANYYPEYSPDGKKIAYLSNQDYDYGTAGLVIYDVEKGTSKALIGPVGSSFSWTPDGKKIIFSRRNSPNLEHISVYDIYEYDIKKDEETQLTQSRRAYYPNLSRDGSKLVYVVNGDGTLNLEISDSRGNNPQPLTFFKNGEQVFNPKFSPDGKKIYFDYAFEHNRDVAVLDLETKNIEYLFEDPDIDTRTVSFSPDGSKMYFASDRTGIFNIYSYDMASGEVKQITNVLGGAFMPSVDGKGNLVYSTFEPTGYKIALLNGYTENDVNTLAAYDRPPKFVTKYVNPDSLTAVGKNNFDWMKLRNFNDKSIPELEIKPYTNQFSSLQFYPIIRYDNYIQDRSFLEALKLGVYFFSDEALGKFSIFGGAALNKELERDLFLQFQYNNGMPVFSDFFNKIDFHPVFSLEGYNITRKTTADLIASIDTIDVGVEYDLLAFDFSMAFNAISLDHRFKFLYSYSKYASKIDPFVIPQSGISVRSSTEDYFKASDFGFVYNYSFVQPSRNDDINPVGHKFRLRYDYEISEINPEVEVTDEGNLITKFQNNNLNKMEGELWKGVGLFNDYHTINLTLHGAIIFGPQVDDFYSYYASGLPGMRGYPYYALGGGRLATAKLEYRFPLIKKMDFRIAPLYFDKLYLSVFGDFGNAWDGDVSLSDFKKDVGAELRLQTNSFYIFPTSIFFSAAYGLDQFTRTFQNTPVTYGKEWNFYFGMLFGFDFWTD; encoded by the coding sequence ATGGTTAAGAGAAAGATATACATTTACCTTATTTTATTCACTTTTTGTCTTTTTGTTCCGAATAAGGCTACCTTTTCCCAGATCCTGGAGCCATATCCGGAGCTTAAGTGGTATACAATAGAAACAGAGCATTTCGTAATTAATTTCCACGAAGGAGCGGAAAGAACAGCTACAACAATAGCCAAAATAGTTGAGGAAGTTTACGGTCCGATAACATCATTGTATGACTATAGACCGGATGAAAAAATCGTCATGAAGATAACCGATGTATCCGATATAGCAAATGGTGCTGCGGATTATTTTGGTAATAGGATGTTTATATTTGCTTCACCGCTCGACTACGACTTAAGAGGAACTCACAACTGGTTACGTAATGTGATCACACACGAATTCACTCACATCATACAGCTCCAGTCAGCAATGAAATGGAGCAGAACGATCCCGGCTGTTTACCTGCAATGGTTGAATTATGAAAACGAAAGACGCCCCGACGTACTATACGGCTATCCAAATGTCCTCGTATCATACCCTGTAGCAGGCATTGGAGTACCGGCATGGTTTGCAGAGGGAGTCGCCCAGTATCAAAGACAACCTCTTGAATACGATTTCTGGGATTCACATAGGGACATGATACTCAGGATGCAGGCTCTTGGCAACGAGATGCTTAGCTGGGAAGAGATGGGACAGTTCGCTTCTGTAACTTCCCTTGAAGCAGAGTCTGTCTATAACTCCGGATATAATCTTGTTAGGTATATTGCCGATACATACGGTGAAGATAAGTTAAAGGGAATATCAAGTTCTATGGGTGATCTTACTACCTTCAGTATAGACAAAGCGATCGAAGACCAGACCGGAAAAGATGGCAAGGAGGTGTACAATGAATGGAAGAGTTTCCTAAAACAAGACTACGAAAAACGCGTCAGCAATCTGCGTAATGACAAAATAGAAGGTGTATTAATAGAAAAAGAAGGCTTTGCTAATTACTACCCGGAATACTCACCTGACGGCAAAAAAATTGCATACTTATCTAACCAGGACTATGACTATGGTACAGCGGGGTTAGTAATATACGACGTTGAAAAAGGTACATCAAAAGCACTTATCGGACCTGTAGGCAGTTCATTTTCGTGGACACCTGACGGGAAAAAGATAATTTTCTCACGAAGAAATTCTCCCAACCTGGAGCATATCTCGGTTTACGATATATACGAATATGATATAAAGAAGGATGAGGAAACCCAGCTTACGCAGTCACGCAGAGCATATTACCCCAATCTGTCCAGAGACGGAAGCAAGCTCGTCTATGTTGTAAATGGCGACGGTACACTTAATTTGGAAATTTCCGACTCACGTGGCAATAACCCACAACCTCTTACATTCTTCAAAAACGGAGAGCAGGTTTTTAATCCTAAATTCTCGCCGGACGGTAAGAAGATTTACTTCGACTACGCCTTTGAGCACAATCGTGACGTAGCAGTACTCGATCTCGAAACCAAGAACATCGAGTATCTATTCGAAGATCCGGACATAGATACCCGAACCGTTTCATTCTCGCCGGACGGCAGTAAGATGTATTTTGCATCGGATAGAACGGGAATCTTCAACATTTATTCCTATGACATGGCTTCCGGTGAGGTAAAGCAGATAACAAACGTACTCGGCGGAGCTTTTATGCCGAGTGTCGATGGTAAAGGCAACCTCGTTTACTCAACGTTCGAACCTACCGGATACAAGATCGCTCTCCTAAATGGATACACAGAGAACGACGTCAATACTCTCGCGGCATATGACAGACCTCCAAAATTCGTGACAAAATATGTTAATCCCGATTCTCTGACAGCCGTGGGAAAAAACAATTTCGATTGGATGAAGCTCAGAAACTTCAACGATAAGAGCATCCCGGAATTAGAGATAAAGCCATACACCAACCAGTTTTCTTCATTACAGTTTTATCCGATAATCAGGTATGATAATTACATTCAGGACAGATCATTTCTTGAAGCGTTAAAGCTCGGTGTGTACTTTTTCTCGGATGAAGCGCTCGGTAAGTTCTCTATCTTCGGAGGTGCAGCGCTCAACAAAGAATTGGAACGCGACCTGTTCCTCCAATTCCAGTATAATAACGGAATGCCTGTATTCAGCGACTTCTTTAACAAGATCGACTTTCACCCGGTATTCTCACTCGAAGGGTACAACATAACCAGGAAGACGACTGCAGATCTTATCGCAAGTATCGATACAATAGACGTAGGCGTAGAATACGACCTCCTTGCATTTGATTTCAGTATGGCATTCAATGCGATCAGCCTCGACCATAGATTTAAATTCCTTTATTCATACTCAAAATACGCTTCAAAAATTGACCCGTTTGTGATTCCGCAAAGCGGCATCTCGGTTAGATCGTCCACCGAAGACTATTTCAAGGCAAGCGATTTCGGTTTTGTTTATAATTACAGTTTCGTACAGCCATCCAGGAATGATGACATAAATCCGGTTGGGCATAAATTTCGGCTGAGGTATGATTATGAGATCAGTGAAATTAATCCTGAGGTTGAGGTTACGGATGAAGGAAATCTGATCACAAAATTCCAGAATAATAACCTCAATAAGATGGAGGGAGAATTATGGAAGGGAGTCGGTCTGTTCAATGATTACCATACAATTAATCTCACACTTCACGGTGCTATAATATTCGGACCGCAGGTAGATGATTTCTACAGTTACTACGCTTCCGGATTACCCGGCATGAGAGGATATCCGTACTACGCGCTCGGAGGGGGCAGACTTGCAACCGCAAAGCTCGAGTACCGTTTCCCTCTTATAAAGAAAATGGATTTCAGGATTGCGCCGCTTTATTTTGATAAGCTATATCTGTCAGTATTCGGTGACTTTGGTAATGCATGGGATGGTGATGTAAGCCTTAGCGACTTCAAAAAGGATGTCGGAGCGGAATTGCGTCTACAGACAAATTCATTCTATATATTTCCGACAAGTATTTTCTTCAGCGCCGCGTATGGCCTGGACCAGTTTACAAGAACGTTCCAGAATACTCCCGTTACCTATGGTAAAGAATGGAATTTCTACTTTGGAATGTTGTTTGGATTCGATTTCTGGACTGATTAA